The Daucus carota subsp. sativus chromosome 2, DH1 v3.0, whole genome shotgun sequence genome includes a window with the following:
- the LOC108208442 gene encoding uncharacterized protein LOC108208442, translating to MSKLVFVLLVFLVSLHACNSRGLSLSADRKTDSIFHTIGKDVHSRKLRSLFINSEPTVVQTEEHISTSTTGTDEFEDEVMGKDSAADSLKKEGKKGGKVALSYLEETAQIEKWRQARSTLESSPNEVKETAKSEDDETMDDVVSMDYAKPHRKPPIHNKKL from the exons ATGTCGAAACTTGTTTTTGTTCTTCTAGTTTTCCTTGTTTCTCTGCATGCATGCAATTCTCGCGGCCTAAGCTTATCTGCAGACAGGAAAACTGACAGTATATTTCACACGATTGGCAAG GATGTACATAGCAGAAAACTCAGAAGTTTATTCATAAACTCAGAGCCAACAGTAGTCCAGACAGAAGAACACATCAGTACTAGTACTACTGGAACAGATGAATTCGAAGATGAAGTGATGGGAAAGGACTCAGCGGCAGATTCCTTGAAGAAAGAAGGGAAGAAAG GAGGAAAGGTTGCACTATCATATTTGGAAGAGACGGCCCAGATAGAg AAATGGAGGCAAGCAAGATCAACACTAGAATCTTCTCCGAATGAGGTCAAAGAAACTGCAAAATCAGAAGATGACGAAACCATGGACGACGTGGTATCTATGGATTATGCTAAACCCCATCGCAAACCACCTATCCACAACAAAAAACTATAG